TTTGATGACATCAGGTGAGTAGCTTCCGTCATTGCATAAGCCTCGAGCACGGGTGCATCAAATGACTCCTCGAGCCGATCCATGATAGAGGGCGCGAGTGACGCGCTGCAGCTCCTTATGAATCGCAGCTTCGGGTAAGCCCGCTCTGGCTTGCTGAGGTGGCGGTCCAGGATGATCTGGTGGATGGTAGGGACTGCTGTGTACCACGTggcattgtatgaaatcatatCTGCCCAAAATGTGGATGCCGAGAACCTACCAGCCGCCGGGAGGGCCACGGCAGCTCCGGCAGCTAAAGAGCTCAACAATCCAGCAACTAAACCATGCACATGGAACAATGGAAGCACAATCACAGTAGAATCTGACTCTGTTAGTTTGTATACCGACTTGATGTTCTGAACTGACGAAGCCAAATTGAGCTGAGTTAGTGGCACGCCTTTGGGCCGACTCGTGGTGCCAGAGGTGTGCAAGAACAGAGCTACATCTGAGGGATTATTGACGACTTTGGACATCAAGTCGAGACTCGGCTCTATGTCAGTCGAAGAGAGAGTGAATTTGGAATCCGCCGAGTGAAGCTTGGCGGTTAGGTGGGGGATGTTAAGCTTGGAAGCAGCAGACTGAGCTGGCTGGTTTCCTTCTTGCGGTGTCAATAGGACCTTCGATTCCGAGTCGGAAAGGTAGAACTCAAATTCCTCAGCTGTGTAGGCGGAGTTGAGTGGAGCCGCTGTGGCTCGGCATCGGATTACCGCCAGAAAGAGGATCACAAACTGCAAAACAAGCACATATTTCCAATCAGCAAAGTAACATACTAATCCCTCGCAAAGGAGATCCACACACATATTATCTTCAGAACACGCAGACAACTAGATTGTCATTGTTTGATTCCATTGAAACCATCCATCTCCTTTTCATTAGCTCCAACTTGTTTTTCCATAAATCGATGCTTGCATATCCCAAACAACCCAGGACACGACAGAAATGCCCTTCATGCTCTGCCCTGTccaatttattccaaattttttgtttttttctgttGCAAAACCCGTCATGTTAACAGTAATCACGCGCTCACAGAAATTTCATGCCTTAGATACACTTCCTTCTATGGAAATTGACACCATGTCCATTGCTCTGTTCTCGAAGAACTGTAAAGCACAAAGGAACGTCTTCTTTTCACGCATTTTCCTGGTCGATCTTTCACAAAATGATCCGACTCGTCGTCAGGAGGTTGTCGTTAATCCCTATCTCCTAGATATTGCATTTCCGAATTCAATATACATCGTCATCAGGAATTCTCACGTCCAAATTCACATAATCACACAGCCAAAAACTCGCTCGAAAAGGCATGCATACGTCGCACTCGCGGAACAGACTCGACGATCCGTACGTACCTCGACAGCGTTAGGGAAAGTGAGCGCGACGACGTCGCCGGCGCCCACGCCGGAGGCGGCGAGGAGCGCGGCGGCGTGATCGACGACCTCCCGCAGCCGCGCATGCGTCAGGTCGAACTGCCCGCAGACGGAGAGGGCTCTCCTGTCGGGGAAATCCGACGCCGTCTTCGCCAACAGGCCTGTAAGCGTGAGCGTCTCCATTCGCTAAACAGAGAGCACGAATCGGGACGAAATCGACCGAAACCAGATGGCGATTGGGACTGAAAAGGGCACGCAATCAACGAGAACGATCcgcacgaagaagaagaagcgaaaCGGAGTGCTCGGTGAGACGAGAGAATGGGGAGGGTTTGCGGATGTATATAAGGGGATGGGACTGGGAGGCGccagggagggagggagggagagagggaaaaatCGAGGAGGCTCGCGGGCAGGGCGAGTTCGGTGAAGGTCGCGACTGGGGTGGTGGGGCCCGGGGACGCCACGTGGCGGAGCCGACGGTCGGTTCGGGGGAGGGAGCGTGTGTCTTCGGGAGGTGCTGCGCAACTTGCCTTTTGCCTTCGAGAATCTCCATCCCGCCTTCTGGGCGCCACGTGGACGACAAGGCTGACGGCAGCTTTCTGACGCGGACAATCGGGCGCGTCGGCTTGCCCCCCGGGGGGAGTGGGGTCCAGGAAGCGGAGAAGGGGTTCGGGTGAGGAGGTGCGTCTTCGGGGAAGGGCCGAGCGATCGTGACACGGGAGAACCCCTCAAAATCAACGGCCGTGATTCGTCCGATCAAGTCAATCTAtatccgaaaaagaaaattttcctctctagaaaaatttgaatttgaagagTCGGCATATGCCAATATCACAATCACATGAGTCGATTCAATCGTGGGTGTTGATTCCACGAGCGTATTTATGAATCTCACGCGACCGCTGAAACATCTCACGGCGGTCATTGCAATCTATCCATGAACTTAGAGTTCTCACGAGAATCTTTCGAGAAGGGAGTGAATGGTGCTTACAAGTGAAAAATGCATTGAATCGGTCTAAACCGTGCAAGCCGTGGCATAAGTGAGTTGGGACTCACACACATGCCATCGCGTAAAAATACCTATGATGTtgtgtgaaattttttaacttatatCAGATGCATGTGAACCCGCTTGATTTTAATTCTCGCGTCATGGGTGTCTGCCATCGACATTTTGTGGCCAACAGATAACTATAAATTAATCTAAAAATTTATAATGTCAGATGAAAACATAATTTAAtatactttaatattttatcgGTTGGTGCGGACGTGTCAGCCATGCGAGAGCATGGGAGGTTTGGTCGGATTGGGTGTGGGGCTTATGTGGTCAAGTATGACCCCATGACTGACTGAGTAGTTGTTTTTGCTTATCCCTTTTTCTTGGAAGAAGCGAAgttcgatttttgtttttctggtaATAGAAATTCCATGGGCTCGAATTCCTATGCttgattatctttttcttttttcgttttttttttcgctcaaatgctttctttccttcttgttttTCGAATGTTCAAATGCTTTGATAAAGGTTAATTTTAAACGATTGTCTGTTCTTCTACCCGGAAGATACTACGAGCGACAAACAAACAGCCAACTGACATAAACTTTTCCCGTCTGCACAATAATTTAAGTACTAAGAATGGATTAActcatttttcttgattaaaagaACCTCTACTTAAGATTGATAATATGATCACAACCAAGCATACTCTCTATATATTTTTGAACTACATTAACCATCTAATATTGGTTGTCTtggtaaaacaaaaaattgaacaatTACTTTTTCTGGTAACACTTTAGTGTTGCGTAGACGGATTAATTACCGCCCGACAAAAATAGCGGGAGTTTGGAACACATGATAAGCATGGATTAGTTTATTTAAGTGTAAATGACTATCGTCGGTGTTTATGAATAAATTAATTCCAATCACGATCAATTTTAAATGAATGAGTGGAATTGCCATGTTAGTGAACAATCAAAAGGAAGCTAAAGTGCACATAGCATATTCCTTAAGATTGGATTCTTTTCATTAAATAAGATCCAACGATCATGATACGGGATATGTCATGTGCTAATGATGTTTACTAAGAAATTGGTGAAGGAATGATATAGTATTGAACCATCAAAACAAAGGCAAAGTGCAAACATTATATAGTTTTATACAGGCTGGAATATATTCGATTGCCTAACTTATCTATTACTTTAAAGATCACGCCTTGATAAGCATGTCGATTCGCCGTTCTGACAATGTAATCTTGTCTTGCCGGCGACATCACTCATAAAAGTCCCCGAGCATCAATACCATCCATTgctctaaaattttctattaatcCATAAAATGCATGTCTACTGTCCATTTACTTTCAATTTTAAAGTTGTATCTCGTGATTATCGTTAGGGGTTAAATTTAGACATTTGCCTCATGTTCTTATGTGGCAAATATCCCTAGTCTTCATCTCGCGAATTGTTACGTTCGCACGCATACAGCTCATATCCAGCTACCACCACAAAATATGCTCAAGCtcttaaatgacaaattagaaCGCATCAACATCACGACATGGTTTATTCCTAATCAGTAATTAGAGCATATCCTTCCTGGGTGTCTCTTAATTTAATCTATTGTGGTAAAATTAATATTCAAATCGAAGTCGAAAGGCGATGAGATGAGCTGTCGTTTAGTGTTGATCAAAGGTGCAAAGCCACACACTCGATTCATTTCTTTGATACGTAATATATATGCCACATAATATTCGTAAATATTGCTAGTTAGAAGCAAGGCTTTTGAGGACGGAATGCTCTCCAaactcatatttttcttttatctagAGAAGTATTTCATAAAGTCTCAATTATAAGGCAAATGAACTCGTCAACGttgagaattaaattgacaGAATTAGAGCGTTAAAGATTGAAATTGACATCCcgacaatatatttaggactggTTGTGTAATGTTTTTAAGTTACGAAAATCAATAACTCGGGACTGGTGATCATTCTTTTGGGCCGGTCTTTTGTGCGACTATGACCTGACTAACCAACTCATAATGATGTTTTGACGTCCCACCATACTAAATTGACTGAGTTGGGGGGTCCAAATTTTCATGCTCGTGCGGATTTCTAGATGGTAGGAGCTCTTGTGATCATCGCCATTAATCGTcattgaccctttttttttctcagattAATGTGGattatgaaaggaaaaagaagtatgtcaaatcaaattaaaagactTATCTTAGCACGTCAACCTTTACAATCACGGATCATGGTCAGCCGATTATTCTTTGATCTGATCTTTTAAGATAAGAGGCGTGCTTATAATTGCAATTTCAAAAGCCAAGGTCAGGATGAAGAGTGCCATACAACTCTAGTCTTGAACCGAAGCCCGGAAAGAGCTTGCAAACTTGACGATCTACGTCTCGTTTCCGCCGGAAGCCGGGAACCATTCGATGCCAGAATaagtaaataataataaatagatGAAAGGGCAAACCCACAATGACCACAGACAAAAGCAAAGatccccacccccaccccatCGGTAAACAACAAGGTGCTTAATGACTTGATTAGCACCCGTCATCCACATTAGACGCACCTGATTTGGGGACGTTTTGTCGCCGTTTAAAGTTTCCGTAAGTTCACGCCctatgatatttttttagcGGCAACCGTCCGCATCGTCGAAGCTTCGCACGAGGAAGATTCTCGGCTTTGCAGTGAAGCCCCAAAAATCTCCTCCAAAAGCCAAATTTGACCAAAGGGTTCCCGCAAGTGGCGTCCTGTTGTATAAAACTTTGCCCCCATGCAGCTTTCAAGGGCCGCAGTTGAAGGTCGTCGTGCCTGCGAAATCACGTAACAACACGTGATTTCTTGCTTGCTTTTTGCGTGGTCAAACCCACCCACGTATCTGGATTCTGGTTGGATGAATCCTCTTTACTTGCAAGATTAGTCCTCGAAGGGGATAAAATCTATCCACCCATGTAAACACCGTCATAGAAATGTACGGGAAAAAAAGTGTtagaaaagccctaaacctattattacGTTTGTGCCAACTTAGCATTAAACCTCTTAATTCTATCAATCTAGTCCTAGACCTTTTAACCTAGAGTCAATTCAGTCTTTCCGACTAATTCTGACTAGACATTGCTAACATGAATGTCGGACGgtttacgtggcacgaccggtgTTGACGTGAACAtctttaaataatattttgataatttttgcatttctttctttcttttgaaactgtctttttttttttcctacttcttTTCTTCGATGGCCGGGCATGGCCATGGCCTGTGAGGGTTAAGCCTTATCGGCGTTTGCCATCGCCTCGACAAGGCCTACCCTCGCCTTTGGTGGCGAAGTCCACCCTTGCTCAGGCAAGACCAGCCATTGCTGGCCATGGCCGTGCCAGCCACatgaggaaagagaaaaaaaagaaattaaaaaattatgaaataaaaatgttcacgtcaacGTCGCCCGTATCGCATAAGCCATCTatcgtccacgttagcaatatTTAGGATCATATCGACACTAacgcaataaatttaaaactttttcaaTACTTTATCGAAATGTTCGTGTTAAGCGTTTCCATCGTGTAAAAAAAACGACGGCACGCGCGCGTTGAGCCACCAAAATAATTATTGACCAGTCTGCTTGACCGCTCGATTTGGTCCATTAACCAAGTCAGTGGGGGTCCATTTCATAGGTCAAACTCACAGTAGGACCAATGAATCGGTCGGGACTGGGGGAGGGAGATCAGAGCTTCAAAGAGGCAAACCAATGgagatttttccttctttgctcGATCAGTACCGTGGGACTATGGCGGCCGGTCAACCTGACCATGCGTATCCTACAAAAAACCATGTCGGTCGCATTTAGGACAGCCCTGCTCTCAAATTTGGGATTTCCTTCCTCCACCTCCCCTCCTGTTTTCCTCGTATGATATTTCGGTATCGACGGCCGGAACAATTCTGTCTCCTACATGGTCCCCGATACACGTGAGCCCATGCATATACGAATTATTAGGTCAAGTGAGTTTCGTCGTTGCAGCACGGTGattgtttgatgaaattccGCGCGCTAGGGTGCGTGGGTGGACATGCATGTGTTAAAAGATGACTTCAGGGGACCAATGACGGGGAAATAGCTGCTTGCAATACCGTTCCGAAGATTGAGTCCAGATCAGTGCCCCGTACCCGTTTTTAACCTACTGAACGAGTCGAAACTATTTCCTTACGAAAGCCGGACCTGTTCCCGATCGGATCGACTGAGCCAGTACAAGTTcggtgcctttttttttttttttttaatttcctgcTCTCGGAATCAGTGGCATTGGGGGGGCGAAAACAGGGAGGGATTAGGACCGGGCCGCCAACGTAAGCGCTTACGTTGGCCATCATCCAACGCATTCTCATGGCCACCCACGATCCTGTCCGTCCCATCCGTCCACCCAAGACACAGCCTGTCCCAGTTACCACCTTCGACGTTCCCAACCCCGAATGGTGGCTGATGCGTCTCTTCGTTTTGAGGAGCAGGAAGAGACGTTTTGCCTTCTGCCACTCGACCGTTGGGAGTTGGCTCTACTCTACGTGATCGACGTGCATATCTTGTCGGCCGGATCACATCCGATTCCGAATTTTGCTGCTTCTGCTGTTGTGATGTGggggaggaaggagaaaattAGAGACCGGGAATTAATTACTTTGACAAGGAGCGCGAGTGAGTGAGACGGGGAGTTTGAGAGCGGGGAAAACTATTCAAAAAGCTCTGGATTTATTATACGATagtcaattcagtcgtaaactttttaattatgtaaatttagtcctaaatctttagatgatttgtcgatttagtcataaatatttagatgatttgtcgatttagtcataaatctttcaatgacctgccaatttagccataaatcttttgatgattttgtcgATGTGATCCTTCCGACCAATTATctaaataataggtttaagactgaattggtaaattttcaacacacttaggactaaattgacatattatcaaaaaggtttatgatttgattgacaTACTTGAAAGGTTAAAAACTTAATTGGCATAtacttagaattttttggacaattatcttgACCATGAGCCAAGAGAGGCATGGCATCCCTAGAGCTGTGGTGTCCAGCTCCAAAACGAGCGGCGGCAACGGTggtgaagaggaaaaaggatgCATAGCTGGTTGCGGTCCGAGAAGCATTTGCTTTCTACGTGGTTCGATGCGATCGTTTTGCATACATTTCATGACGTACGTACCGCGCCACGCCCCATGGTCATTTGGGATTCAAGTTTGAACTCGATCGGAAGTAAAAAGTGAGCATATggcaagtatttttttttcgagattATATCTGCTAAATTGGAAATACAATAgctttattcttttatttttttttccccttatcttTTGCTAAATCAATGCCGTGGCTCCTATTGGTAGCCCTCGAGCATGGTTTAATCTGCGGAAACACCAGCCTAATCTCACAATTATGGTCCAATTAACGGTGGCGATTACGTAAGAACTGAGAAAGCTGTGAACAGATCTCTCGTAACGGAGAGGACACGCGTGTATCGACGATGGCCACTTGCCAGACACAGCTGTTCATGAAGGCATCCAATCGAAGGCCAACTGGACACGCCCTCTTTAGACTCATGAACGAACAAGGAGAGAGATTCGTGGTGTCCTTGGTTTTGTCTTTGCGCTAAAACGGGGTTTGGGTCGGCCATTGCGTGTATAATTGCCCCAAATCTACATGTGTTGTGATCCTAGGACGAGTTTTCGTCAAAAGTGGGTCTCCGTTATGGAGacaattatccaaaaaagtcctaaacatattgcatttttatcaatttagtcataaacctataattataccaatttttttttttggtcataataattataccaattaaatcataaacctttcgacaatttatcaatttagtcattccggccaattttaacctAAAATTAGCGACGTGGACACTAGCCGTCCCTAATGGCACGGTTTGTTTGTGTTAAGGGCCGCCAACCACCAGCCACATGCCAAGCGAGGGTTCGCaggccctcgcccaatggccagcaagggtcacgaccctcgccggccactgggGGAGACCAGATCTTCGGTCGGTGGCTACAAATGTGTATGTATAATCATGAACCAAACTGGACATTTTCTTAGACCGATACTCGGCCCGGCATCATGTGATTCACGTACATGGTTGAGAACGAAATGGTCAATAAGGAGAGGAGCCAACCCATTGGAAAACAGTGGGCTTCTGGATCGGACCGACTCTTGTCCTGTTGGACAAGCCCGGCTATTGGGCCCCCCAAAATGATGCTACAGAATTTGATCAATGCACTTGCGGGATATATTTCCTCTTTCGTTTTTCTATTAATACGGCAAGAACTACTAAAACGGTGCACCCGTGCAGCTTTTATCTCAGTATAATTTTCGTGGACACAGAAAATCCTGAATTGATACCACGTTTACTTCAAATTGATTTTCGtgtcacgaaaaacctcaagcGGCACACCCCGCGACAAAACCGCCAAAATCTCGGGGCAAAACTGAAGCAAATGTGGCACGGACGTGCTGGTTTATGATTTTGTAAGTCGACACGGAAATTATTTTGGGCGAGAGTGGCACAAGTGTACCTGTTTGTGAATTCTCCGACCTGAAAATTAGTTTGATGTAATTgtggaattattttttgtgacatgaaaattaattttgggtaaGCGTGgcacaagtatactagtttaagatttcttgtgatattaaccatttCTTATGGCCCAAGTATGGTACATTTCTTCCTTGATACATTCATTTCTTATAGTAGTATAAGCTTCTTGGAATAATCGCCTTCATATATAACTTAATATGGTATGATGTATGAAATGTCcagttttcaattttcatattcTCCTATCATACTATCATCTTATATATAGCATGTAGAGAAATGTCATgttaatcttcttcttctttttcaaacaaaaaagcCTATAGCTGCTTTTGGGGCACACACAAATTTAAGTGAAAGTCTTCTAAACAATTGATGATAAAGAGTTTAACCATAAATTCATAGGCGAATATAGTATACCTAGCTTTTAATCTATTCGAgtctctcttaatctcttcaTCGCCGTATCTCCGTTTTATACCTATATACGG
This sequence is a window from Rhodamnia argentea isolate NSW1041297 chromosome 3, ASM2092103v1, whole genome shotgun sequence. Protein-coding genes within it:
- the LOC115746479 gene encoding probable CoA ligase CCL9 codes for the protein METLTLTGLLAKTASDFPDRRALSVCGQFDLTHARLREVVDHAAALLAASGVGAGDVVALTFPNAVEFVILFLAVIRCRATAAPLNSAYTAEEFEFYLSDSESKVLLTPQEGNQPAQSAASKLNIPHLTAKLHSADSKFTLSSTDIEPSLDLMSKVVNNPSDVALFLHTSGTTSRPKGVPLTQLNLASSVQNIKSVYKLTESDSTVIVLPLFHVHGLVAGLLSSLAAGAAVALPAAGRFSASTFWADMISYNATWYTAVPTIHQIILDRHLSKPERAYPKLRFIRSCSASLAPSIMDRLEESFDAPVLEAYAMTEATHLMSSNPLPEDGKHKPGSVGRPVGQEMAILDEHGAVQAVGVSGEVCIRGPNMTKGYKNNPEANKQAFLFGWFHTGDVGFMDSDGYLHLVGRIKELINRGGEKISPIEVDAVLLAHPDVAQAVAFGVPDDKYGEEINCAVIPREGAKVTEQDVIQFCRKNLASFKVPKKVFITDSVPKTASGKIQRRLVAEHFLAQISTAKVPKFGA